Proteins encoded within one genomic window of Panicum virgatum strain AP13 chromosome 1N, P.virgatum_v5, whole genome shotgun sequence:
- the LOC120653243 gene encoding uncharacterized protein LOC120653243, which translates to MAAATANAVNTVTGYLKSIEPLNGTNYPSWYKDVQVAIAVCEYDLALRQDKPAEPADPNGDRTAIEKWERSDRMANMIIKNMITPAICGAIPDKDQDGNDLSAKAYLAKVEENFKNSSKTYASTLIMKMLTSQYDGQSGIREHIMNMCDMANKLKTLDMAISDGFLVHFIMTSLPVQYSAFKISYNTQKATWSMAELISYCVEEEESSRQHKRKFKGHKSKAVSHKKTSNERLCKFCKSPKHEQKDCHGFKEWLKN; encoded by the exons atggctgctgcaactgctaacgctg tgaacacTGTGACGGGCTACCTGAAGTCCATTGAGCCCCTAAATGGCACCAACTACCCCAGCTGGTATAAAGATGTTCAGGTGGCCATTGCTGTGTGCGAGTATGATCTCGCCTTACGTCAAGACAAGCCAGCAGAGCCCGCTGATCCCAATGGTGATCGTACTGCCATTGAGAAGTGGGAGAGATCAGATAGGATGGCCAACATGATCATTAAGAACATGATCACTCCGGCCATCTGTGGTGCTATTCCTGATAAGGACCAGGATGGTAATGATCTGAGCGCCAAAGCATACCTTGCCAAGGTGGAGGAGAACTTTAAGAATTCTTCCAAGACTTATGCTAGCACCCTGATCATGAAGATGCTGACTTCACAGTATGATGGGCAAAGTGGAATCAGGGAGCACATTATGAacatgtgtgacatggcaaatAAGCTGAAGACACTGGATATGGCTATCTCTGATGGTTTTCTGGTGCACTTCATCATGACTTCTCTGCCAGTACAGTACAGTGCCTTCAAAATAAGCTACAACACTCAGAAGGCGACTTGGAGCATGGCTGAGCTCATTAGCTACtgtgttgaggaagaagaaag cagcaggcagcataaGAGAAAGTTTAAGGGCCATAAGAGCAAGGCCGTGTCACATAAGAAGACCTCTAATGAGAGGCTGTGCAAGTTCTGCAAGTCACCTAAACATGAGCAGAAGGATTGCCATGGATTTAAGGAGTGGCTTAAGAACTAA